From uncultured Bacteroides sp., a single genomic window includes:
- a CDS encoding aminopeptidase P family protein, producing MFKKETYIKRREQLRKTVASGILLFLGNDECGMNYEDNTYPFRQDSTFLYFFGQPYAGLSAIIDIDNNKEIIFGDELTIDHIVWMGTQPTIKEKSERVGISSTQPAKSLESYLKSALEKGQKVHFLPTYRAEHKLKLMNLLGYLPKPEDASVPFIRAVVNQRNYKSVEEIEEIEKACNVTADMHIKAMQMLRPGMRESDVAGALEDIAISAGGGLSFPTIATIDGQTLHNHYHGNVVKEGDMLLIDAGAETAMGYAGDMSSTIPASKKFTNRQKEVYDIQVASHLAAVEALRPGVPFKEVYELSSKVIVEGMKSLGIMKGDADEAVRAGAHAMFFPCGLGHMMGLDVHDMENLGEVYVGYDGEPKSTQFGRKSLRLGRKLEPGFVLTIEPGIYFIPELIDLWKGEKRFTEFINYEKLETYKDFGGIRNEEDYLITENGSRRLGKKIPLTTDEVEALR from the coding sequence ATGTTTAAAAAGGAAACTTACATAAAGAGGAGGGAACAGCTCAGGAAAACTGTTGCTTCCGGTATTTTATTATTTCTGGGAAATGACGAGTGTGGAATGAATTATGAGGATAATACTTATCCGTTTCGTCAGGACTCTACATTTCTTTATTTTTTCGGACAACCTTATGCGGGTTTATCTGCTATTATTGATATAGATAACAATAAAGAAATTATTTTTGGCGATGAGCTTACAATTGATCATATTGTGTGGATGGGTACTCAGCCAACGATCAAAGAGAAAAGCGAAAGAGTAGGGATCTCATCTACGCAACCGGCTAAAAGTCTTGAATCTTATTTGAAGAGCGCTCTTGAAAAAGGCCAGAAAGTTCATTTTCTGCCTACTTACCGTGCTGAGCATAAATTGAAGTTAATGAATTTGCTTGGATATTTACCGAAACCAGAGGATGCTTCAGTTCCTTTTATCCGTGCGGTAGTTAACCAACGAAATTATAAATCGGTTGAAGAGATTGAAGAAATAGAGAAAGCTTGCAATGTTACGGCCGATATGCATATAAAAGCAATGCAAATGCTTCGCCCCGGAATGAGAGAAAGTGATGTTGCCGGTGCTTTGGAAGATATTGCCATATCGGCAGGTGGCGGACTTTCGTTTCCTACTATTGCTACAATAGACGGACAAACATTGCACAATCACTATCATGGTAATGTGGTAAAGGAAGGTGATATGTTATTAATAGATGCCGGAGCCGAAACCGCAATGGGGTATGCCGGAGATATGTCTTCCACTATTCCTGCCAGTAAGAAATTTACCAATCGTCAGAAAGAAGTCTACGATATTCAGGTGGCTTCTCATCTTGCCGCTGTTGAGGCCCTTCGTCCGGGAGTTCCATTTAAGGAAGTGTACGAACTTTCATCAAAGGTGATTGTAGAAGGTATGAAATCTCTTGGAATTATGAAGGGAGATGCTGATGAGGCTGTACGTGCCGGAGCTCATGCCATGTTTTTTCCTTGTGGATTAGGACACATGATGGGATTGGATGTTCACGATATGGAGAATCTGGGTGAAGTATATGTGGGCTATGATGGCGAACCAAAAAGCACTCAGTTTGGACGTAAGTCTTTGCGTTTGGGACGTAAACTGGAACCAGGCTTTGTGCTGACCATTGAACCGGGCATTTATTTTATTCCTGAACTGATTGACTTGTGGAAAGGAGAGAAGCGCTTCACAGAATTCATTAACTATGAAAAGCTTGAAACCTACAAAGATTTTGGAGGTATCCGTAATGAAGAAGATTATCTGATTACCGAAAACGGATCAAGGAGACTAGGAAAGAAGATTCCTTTAACAACTGATGAAGTAGAGGCGCTGAGATAA
- a CDS encoding sulfatase-like hydrolase/transferase, with protein MKERFYFLLKTYVLFILLFVIQKPLFMLYYHDLYHGCSFMDYLSVMWHGLPLDASISGYLTILPGLFLIASLWFNSSVIKWTFKIYYGIVAILLGLIFVSDIILYKYWGFRLDSTPLFYLKTPKDAFASADLMTILLGLFAVIVVISVFFFLFYHFLLKSGKKIKKPFRRKRTSLILLLLTGFLFIPIRGGFSVSTMNVGWAYFSDKIELNHAAVNPCFSLMESLSREQSFEDQYRFMKDNEAAAEFAKMKDQAQADSIPSLLTTKNPNVIFIVLESFMSKVIQPLGGLPDVTPSMNRFCNEGILFTNFYANSFRTDRGLVSILSGYPAQPTTSIMKYPQRSQSLPSISKSLKKAGYNTEYYYGGDADFTNMRSYLLSQGYDHIISDKDFPLIERMSKWGAPDQYLFNRASSDLAGVQKEPFFKTIQTSSSHEPFDVPSHKFKEPYLNSVFYVDSCLGKFIDQYKKTKYWKNTVIVLVADHAMHYPASITNHNVERFQIPLIIMGGAVKKPLKVDTYASQIDIAATLLYQLGLSHKEFTFSKNILNTSSPHFGYFTYPNGFGMATPQNQMIFDCEANKVVLDLGKKKSANLIPAKAYLQTLYDDLSKR; from the coding sequence ATGAAAGAAAGATTTTATTTTTTGCTAAAAACATATGTACTTTTCATATTATTGTTTGTAATTCAGAAGCCTTTATTTATGTTGTACTATCATGATCTGTATCATGGTTGTTCGTTTATGGATTATTTGTCGGTTATGTGGCATGGCTTGCCGCTTGACGCCTCTATATCAGGCTATCTGACTATACTGCCAGGCTTATTTCTTATTGCTTCTTTGTGGTTTAATTCTTCCGTTATAAAATGGACTTTTAAAATATACTACGGGATTGTTGCTATACTCTTGGGACTTATTTTTGTATCAGATATTATTCTTTATAAATACTGGGGATTCAGGCTCGATTCTACACCTCTTTTTTATTTAAAAACACCGAAGGACGCTTTTGCAAGTGCTGATCTGATGACTATATTATTAGGATTGTTTGCAGTGATAGTGGTTATCTCTGTTTTCTTTTTCCTTTTTTATCACTTCTTGCTTAAATCAGGGAAAAAGATAAAGAAGCCATTTCGTCGTAAAAGAACATCTCTAATATTGTTATTACTCACAGGTTTTCTTTTTATTCCCATTAGGGGAGGATTTTCTGTTTCAACCATGAATGTGGGATGGGCCTATTTTAGTGATAAAATAGAATTGAATCATGCTGCTGTTAATCCTTGTTTTAGTTTGATGGAATCACTGTCACGTGAACAGTCTTTTGAAGATCAGTATCGTTTTATGAAAGATAATGAAGCTGCGGCTGAATTTGCGAAGATGAAAGATCAGGCTCAGGCAGATAGCATTCCTTCACTTCTTACCACTAAAAATCCGAATGTTATTTTTATTGTTCTGGAAAGCTTTATGTCGAAAGTAATTCAGCCATTAGGGGGATTGCCTGATGTAACTCCCAGTATGAACCGCTTTTGTAATGAAGGAATATTGTTTACCAATTTCTATGCAAATAGTTTTCGAACTGATCGTGGACTAGTTTCCATCCTAAGTGGTTATCCGGCTCAGCCCACAACTTCCATAATGAAATACCCGCAACGCAGCCAGTCATTGCCCTCTATCTCTAAATCGTTGAAAAAGGCTGGATACAATACTGAGTATTATTATGGAGGAGATGCTGATTTTACTAACATGCGTTCTTATTTGCTCTCACAGGGATATGATCATATTATCTCTGATAAAGATTTTCCTTTAATTGAGAGAATGTCTAAATGGGGAGCTCCGGATCAATATTTGTTTAACCGTGCTTCTTCTGATCTTGCCGGTGTACAGAAAGAACCTTTCTTTAAAACAATTCAAACATCAAGCAGCCATGAGCCGTTTGATGTACCATCTCATAAATTTAAAGAACCATATCTTAACTCTGTATTTTATGTAGATAGCTGTCTTGGAAAGTTTATTGATCAGTATAAGAAAACAAAATACTGGAAAAATACAGTAATTGTTCTGGTGGCCGATCATGCCATGCACTATCCTGCTTCAATAACCAACCATAATGTGGAGCGTTTTCAAATACCGTTGATTATTATGGGAGGAGCAGTTAAAAAACCGTTGAAAGTTGATACTTATGCTTCTCAGATAGATATTGCGGCAACACTATTATATCAGTTGGGATTATCGCACAAAGAATTTACTTTTAGTAAGAATATATTAAATACATCTTCTCCTCACTTTGGCTACTTTACTTATCCAAATGGATTTGGTATGGCAACTCCTCAGAATCAGATGATATTTGATTGTGAAGCTAATAAAGTTGTGCTTGATCTGGGTAAGAAGAAAAGTGCCAATCTGATTCCTGCAAAAGCTTATTTGCAGACTTTGTATGATGATTTGTCAAAGAGATAA
- a CDS encoding metallophosphoesterase, with the protein MKKLIFTLILFCVNLCFSFSQNRVGLWKFDDASNFLKAEVGNPLTQVGAGIQKADGPDASNGAVTVKRGTYFVVDHGIPAKSGATNVNEYSLVVDFKIPTVGVWYNFFQTDPTNTSDGDCFINTSGNIGTYTTGYSSFAVSSNKWYRLVVSVNLDHSYKYYLDGNLIQVGNVQYSSDGRFSLAKKMLLFADDNGEDGTLDVAEVSLYDGALNDAQVADLGGYGHTEKYKYDIPVVKPYLQTPGSDYMYVSWQDTSTVKTQVNYGTTTTLTDSKTGTYETINSYPYIWHTVKLTDLQPNTKYYYQVVSGSGESPMYSFRTQPDKSYSDGHIRFLLFGDTQQNPDKTTTIVNSAVTQMKNLFGDDYADSLNFVLHTGDCIQQGNSISAYTTEFLHPMEPLSCRLPFAIAPGNHEVDSPLFYSYMKFNDITPFSTPEGIFERFWSFKVARTLFVGLNSNIVYTFGDQEKTWFEQLLKDAENDPLVDRVFCFIHHCPYSELWSEGESQYSRDMLDIMRKYSKAQQLSFGHTHDYENGTITSLAPNSTGDISFVCGGGGGGDRDYFSSSAIDRPTINMSYTQNFFIYADIDVKNKSHVFKVYGVGDLAKNPTPNLNLIDSWYRKLNQVKPETPSCASAVLKNDSIHLLSSPFVGLDNLMSVEVQATSTPGDYSSTLLDVTTDWRNIYGIDSYGNARDLNKGINLLQHTFSTGTLVEGKTYAWRTRYRDHNLKWSDWSNEQSFKYSSLTGINNVEADNGNIVKIVNPIRNSISMILPGNQKIQNVVLYDIYGHLVLQSTNGDTNINATGLAEGVYIVKVKIDGKYYYLKCVKK; encoded by the coding sequence ATGAAGAAACTAATATTTACACTAATACTTTTTTGCGTTAATCTTTGTTTTTCTTTTAGTCAAAACAGGGTAGGGTTGTGGAAATTTGATGATGCTAGTAATTTTTTGAAAGCAGAAGTTGGAAATCCATTAACTCAGGTGGGGGCAGGAATACAGAAAGCTGATGGCCCGGATGCTTCCAATGGTGCCGTTACGGTTAAGAGAGGTACTTATTTTGTGGTTGATCATGGCATTCCTGCTAAAAGTGGAGCAACGAATGTAAATGAATATTCTTTAGTCGTTGATTTTAAAATACCAACTGTAGGTGTATGGTATAATTTCTTTCAAACAGATCCAACAAATACATCTGACGGGGATTGTTTTATTAATACATCAGGTAATATTGGTACGTATACTACCGGCTACAGCTCTTTTGCTGTCTCTTCAAATAAATGGTATCGACTAGTTGTATCTGTAAATTTAGATCACTCATATAAATATTATTTAGATGGAAATTTGATTCAAGTAGGTAATGTTCAATATTCTTCTGATGGCCGTTTCTCTTTGGCAAAAAAAATGCTTTTATTTGCAGATGATAATGGTGAGGACGGTACTTTAGACGTTGCTGAAGTCTCTTTGTATGATGGAGCTTTAAATGATGCACAAGTCGCTGATCTGGGAGGATATGGACACACAGAAAAATACAAATATGATATTCCTGTAGTGAAGCCTTATTTGCAGACTCCGGGTTCTGATTATATGTATGTGTCATGGCAGGATACATCAACAGTAAAAACGCAGGTTAATTACGGTACTACTACGACCTTAACTGATAGTAAAACAGGAACATATGAAACAATAAATAGCTATCCGTATATATGGCACACTGTTAAATTGACAGATTTGCAGCCAAATACTAAGTATTATTATCAAGTGGTTAGCGGTAGTGGAGAATCTCCAATGTATTCATTCAGAACTCAACCAGATAAGTCATATTCGGATGGACATATTCGTTTTTTACTTTTTGGCGATACTCAACAGAATCCTGATAAAACAACAACAATTGTGAATAGTGCTGTCACGCAAATGAAGAACTTGTTTGGTGATGATTATGCTGATAGTTTGAATTTTGTTTTGCATACAGGAGATTGTATCCAGCAAGGAAATAGTATAAGTGCATATACCACTGAATTTCTCCATCCAATGGAACCCCTTAGCTGCAGGTTACCATTTGCTATAGCTCCGGGAAATCATGAAGTAGATAGCCCGCTGTTTTATTCTTATATGAAATTTAATGATATTACTCCATTTAGTACTCCAGAAGGAATTTTTGAACGTTTTTGGTCTTTTAAGGTTGCCAGAACTTTATTTGTAGGTCTAAATTCTAATATCGTATACACATTTGGAGATCAGGAAAAAACTTGGTTTGAACAGCTATTGAAGGATGCAGAAAATGATCCATTGGTAGACAGGGTATTTTGTTTTATTCATCATTGTCCATATAGTGAATTATGGTCCGAAGGAGAAAGTCAATATTCCCGGGATATGTTAGATATTATGCGAAAGTATTCTAAAGCGCAACAATTATCATTTGGTCATACTCATGATTATGAAAATGGTACAATCACTTCTTTGGCTCCTAATTCGACCGGAGATATCAGTTTTGTTTGCGGCGGTGGTGGTGGTGGTGACAGAGATTATTTCTCATCATCAGCTATTGATAGACCTACAATAAACATGTCTTATACTCAGAACTTCTTTATATATGCTGATATTGATGTTAAAAATAAGTCTCATGTATTTAAAGTTTATGGTGTAGGAGATTTGGCTAAGAATCCAACTCCTAATCTTAATCTGATAGATTCCTGGTATCGTAAACTGAATCAGGTAAAACCAGAGACTCCATCATGTGCCTCTGCAGTTTTAAAAAATGATAGTATTCATCTGTTGTCTTCTCCTTTTGTCGGGTTAGATAACTTGATGTCTGTTGAAGTACAAGCTACATCAACTCCTGGTGACTATTCTTCTACTTTGTTAGATGTAACTACCGATTGGAGAAATATTTATGGAATAGATAGTTATGGAAATGCGAGAGATTTAAATAAAGGGATAAATTTGCTTCAACATACTTTTAGTACAGGTACATTGGTTGAAGGAAAAACTTATGCATGGAGAACCCGATATCGCGACCATAATTTAAAATGGAGTGATTGGTCGAACGAACAGTCTTTTAAGTATAGCTCATTAACTGGCATTAATAATGTTGAGGCTGATAATGGGAATATTGTTAAAATTGTGAATCCTATACGTAACTCTATTTCAATGATACTTCCAGGTAATCAAAAAATTCAGAATGTTGTACTTTATGATATTTATGGGCATTTAGTATTACAGTCAACAAATGGTGATACTAATATTAATGCAACAGGACTTGCAGAAGGCGTTTATATCGTTAAAGTAAAAATAGACGGAAAATATTATTACTTGAAATGTGTCAAGAAGTGA
- a CDS encoding DMT family transporter, whose product MEKSSKSIVYASVAVLSWSTVATAFKVALKSLSYFELILIASCTALFIFTIVLLFQKKFNLVRSFSGKQWLRFAGIGLLNPVAYYLVLFKAYSMLPAQIAQPINYSWPILLLIMLAVFTRRPIPIPKYVGLVVSLLGVIFISVGASNSAITGISIPGILLCVVSAVLWASYWMINNKNKEIDGTVSLFMGFLFGTFYLLLAALFIGVNVYNASSLLAGMYVGAFEIGVPFICFGIAIRTTNNPALVNQLCYLAPFMSLFFISIVLGEQIYISTYIGLMLIVGGIVFNQYLAGKATWKLYRAIVKYRITHRAYPG is encoded by the coding sequence ATGGAGAAAAGTTCTAAATCCATAGTTTATGCAAGTGTGGCTGTTTTAAGTTGGTCAACAGTAGCTACAGCTTTTAAAGTTGCTTTAAAAAGTCTGAGCTACTTCGAGCTAATACTGATTGCCAGTTGCACTGCGTTGTTTATTTTTACAATAGTGCTTCTATTTCAGAAAAAGTTTAATCTGGTCCGATCCTTTAGCGGAAAACAATGGCTGCGTTTTGCAGGAATTGGTCTGCTGAATCCGGTAGCATATTATCTTGTTTTATTTAAGGCTTATTCTATGTTACCTGCTCAGATAGCTCAGCCTATCAATTATTCATGGCCTATTCTTTTATTAATAATGCTTGCTGTTTTTACACGCCGGCCCATTCCCATACCCAAATATGTAGGACTGGTTGTCTCTTTGCTGGGAGTCATATTTATTTCAGTAGGAGCAAGTAACTCTGCTATTACCGGAATTTCAATACCCGGAATATTACTATGCGTGGTAAGTGCGGTTTTGTGGGCTAGCTATTGGATGATTAACAATAAGAACAAAGAAATAGATGGTACGGTTTCTCTTTTTATGGGATTCCTTTTTGGGACATTCTATCTATTGTTGGCAGCCTTGTTTATAGGAGTAAATGTGTACAATGCTTCAAGTCTTCTTGCAGGAATGTATGTAGGAGCTTTCGAAATTGGCGTTCCGTTTATTTGCTTTGGAATAGCAATTCGTACAACTAACAATCCGGCACTGGTAAATCAGCTTTGCTATCTGGCTCCCTTTATGTCCTTATTCTTTATAAGTATTGTTTTGGGAGAGCAGATTTATATTTCCACATATATTGGTTTAATGCTGATTGTGGGAGGCATTGTCTTTAATCAGTATTTGGCTGGTAAAGCAACATGGAAGCTCTACAGAGCAATAGTAAAATATCGTATTACTCATAGAGCTTATCCAGGATGA
- a CDS encoding M3 family metallopeptidase, whose translation MMNLTQAQNPFLGKYTTPHGTAPFDKIKTEHFEPALQEGMKKQMAEIYAIVNNPEAPSFKNTIVALDKSGALLNRVQSVFSNLLSAETNDDLQGVAEKMMPLLTEHGNNISLNRKLFERVKAVYSQINKLKLSKEENRLLQKTYDSFVRNGANLEGEAKVKYRALTSELSKLTLQYGQNILKETNNYELAITDKAKLTGLPESVLEAAALTAKEKGKEGWVFTLNAPSYIPFMTYCENRDLRKELYTAYNTQCTHDNEYNNFENVKKLANIRLEIAQLLGYNNYAAYTLEERMAENSNAVYKLLNQLVDAYKPTAEKELKDVQDLAIQTQGPDFQIMPWDWGFYSNKLKDQRFNINDEMLRPYFELSKVKEGIFGLATRLYGITFKKNNEIPVYNPDVDAYEVFDKDGKYLAVLYTDFHPRAGKRAGAWMTEFKGQWKDNGKDSRPHVSLVMNFTKPTENKPALLTFNEVETFLHEFGHSLHGMFANSTYESLSGTNVYWDFVELPSQIMENFAIEKEFLNTFAKHYQTGEELPQELIQRIVNASNFNVGYACLRQVSFGLLDMAWYTRNAPFDGNVIAYEKEAMTKTQLLPVMDNGCMSVQFSHIFAGGYSAGYYSYKWAEVLDADAFSLFKQKGIFNKEVATSFRENILSKGGTEHPMKLYKRFRGQEPTIDALLIRNGIKE comes from the coding sequence ATTATGAACCTAACCCAAGCACAGAATCCTTTTCTGGGGAAATATACTACGCCTCACGGCACTGCCCCTTTCGATAAAATAAAAACTGAACATTTTGAACCGGCTCTTCAAGAAGGAATGAAGAAACAAATGGCTGAAATTTATGCTATTGTTAATAATCCAGAAGCGCCAAGTTTTAAAAATACAATTGTGGCACTTGATAAATCAGGCGCATTACTTAATCGGGTACAAAGTGTTTTTAGCAATTTGCTTAGCGCGGAAACAAATGACGATCTTCAAGGAGTAGCAGAAAAAATGATGCCACTTTTAACTGAACACGGGAATAATATCAGCCTGAACAGAAAACTATTCGAAAGGGTTAAGGCTGTTTATAGTCAAATAAACAAATTAAAGCTGAGCAAAGAGGAAAACAGACTATTGCAAAAAACCTACGATAGTTTTGTCCGCAATGGAGCAAATCTGGAAGGTGAAGCAAAAGTGAAATACCGTGCTTTAACATCTGAATTGAGCAAACTAACCTTGCAGTATGGACAAAACATTCTGAAAGAAACAAATAATTACGAATTAGCTATTACGGATAAAGCAAAACTCACAGGATTACCGGAAAGTGTTCTTGAAGCAGCTGCGCTAACGGCAAAAGAAAAAGGAAAAGAAGGATGGGTATTTACCCTGAATGCTCCGAGCTACATTCCTTTCATGACCTACTGTGAAAACCGTGACCTGAGAAAAGAACTTTATACTGCCTATAATACGCAATGTACTCACGACAATGAGTATAATAACTTTGAGAATGTAAAAAAGCTGGCCAATATTCGTCTGGAAATAGCACAATTATTAGGTTATAATAATTATGCGGCATATACCCTTGAAGAAAGAATGGCCGAAAACAGCAATGCCGTATACAAGCTTCTGAACCAACTTGTTGACGCATACAAGCCTACAGCGGAGAAAGAACTGAAAGATGTACAGGATCTGGCTATACAAACTCAAGGACCTGATTTCCAGATAATGCCTTGGGATTGGGGCTTTTATTCAAATAAGCTGAAAGACCAAAGGTTCAATATTAACGATGAAATGCTTCGGCCATACTTTGAATTAAGTAAAGTAAAAGAGGGAATCTTTGGATTGGCTACCAGATTATATGGAATTACATTTAAGAAAAACAATGAAATACCTGTTTATAACCCGGACGTAGATGCTTATGAAGTATTTGATAAAGACGGAAAATATCTGGCAGTGTTATATACAGACTTTCATCCAAGAGCAGGAAAACGTGCAGGAGCCTGGATGACAGAATTCAAAGGACAATGGAAAGATAATGGCAAAGACAGCCGGCCACACGTCTCTTTAGTGATGAACTTTACCAAACCTACGGAAAACAAACCGGCTTTACTTACTTTTAATGAAGTCGAAACATTCCTGCATGAGTTTGGACATTCACTTCACGGTATGTTTGCTAACTCTACTTATGAAAGTCTTAGTGGTACTAATGTTTACTGGGATTTTGTTGAATTGCCTTCACAAATTATGGAAAACTTTGCCATTGAGAAAGAATTTCTGAATACATTTGCCAAACATTATCAAACAGGGGAAGAATTGCCACAAGAATTAATTCAACGGATTGTTAATGCATCCAACTTTAATGTAGGTTATGCCTGTCTTCGCCAGGTAAGCTTCGGATTGCTGGATATGGCATGGTACACAAGAAATGCTCCATTTGATGGAAACGTGATTGCTTATGAAAAGGAAGCTATGACTAAGACTCAATTACTTCCGGTTATGGATAACGGATGTATGAGCGTGCAATTCTCACATATTTTTGCAGGCGGTTATTCTGCTGGCTATTACAGTTACAAATGGGCTGAAGTTCTTGATGCTGATGCATTCTCCCTCTTTAAACAAAAGGGTATTTTCAACAAAGAAGTAGCCACTTCTTTCCGTGAAAATATTCTCTCTAAAGGAGGCACAGAGCATCCAATGAAATTATATAAACGCTTCCGTGGACAAGAACCAACTATTGATGCATTGTTAATTAGAAATGGAATAAAAGAATAA
- a CDS encoding T9SS type A sorting domain-containing protein, which translates to MKRIILTSILFSVSFCFSFSQNRVGWWKFDDATNFTKAEAGKPLTQVGTGVEKVDGPDASNGAVVVKKGTYFEVDHGIAVKEKETYVNQYSVVIDFKLPVLGVYYNFIQTDVTNTSDGDCFINKSGILGTYATGYAPEPLSPDVWYRLVVSADLGNSYKYYLNGSLVKLCDMQNKDERFSLDKKVLLFADDDGEDSDIDIAEVSLYDGALTDAQVAALGAAGQVSTGFGNSKMNKEGNIKIANPVNDFVTIICPDNQTIQNVIIYDTYGHVALQSKTSDTKINVSGLEKGIYIAKVRIDGNDYYLKCIKE; encoded by the coding sequence ATGAAAAGAATAATACTCACATCAATACTTTTTAGCGTTAGTTTTTGTTTTTCTTTTAGTCAAAATAGAGTAGGTTGGTGGAAATTTGATGACGCCACTAATTTCACGAAAGCCGAAGCTGGTAAACCATTAACTCAAGTGGGAACTGGTGTGGAAAAAGTCGATGGTCCGGATGCTTCTAATGGTGCTGTCGTGGTTAAGAAAGGAACCTATTTTGAAGTAGATCATGGTATAGCAGTGAAGGAAAAAGAAACATATGTAAATCAATATTCTGTAGTTATTGATTTTAAGCTCCCTGTTTTAGGTGTTTACTATAATTTCATTCAAACAGATGTAACAAACACCTCTGATGGAGATTGTTTTATAAATAAATCCGGAATTCTTGGTACTTACGCTACAGGTTACGCTCCTGAGCCGCTTTCTCCAGATGTTTGGTATCGGCTTGTCGTTTCTGCAGATTTAGGTAATTCATATAAATATTACCTGAATGGCAGTTTAGTAAAATTATGTGATATGCAAAATAAGGATGAGCGTTTTTCTTTAGATAAGAAGGTACTGTTATTTGCTGATGATGATGGCGAGGATAGTGATATTGATATTGCTGAAGTTTCATTGTATGATGGCGCTTTAACTGATGCACAAGTTGCTGCATTGGGAGCGGCTGGACAAGTCTCAACAGGTTTTGGTAATAGTAAGATGAATAAGGAGGGCAATATTAAAATTGCAAATCCGGTAAATGATTTTGTAACAATAATATGCCCGGACAATCAAACAATTCAAAATGTGATTATTTATGATACTTATGGACATGTAGCATTACAATCGAAGACTAGTGATACTAAAATCAATGTATCAGGACTTGAAAAAGGCATTTATATAGCCAAGGTAAGAATAGACGGGAATGATTATTATTTAAAATGTATTAAAGAGTAA